From a single Trueperaceae bacterium genomic region:
- the merA gene encoding mercury(II) reductase: YDLLIIGTGGAGTAAAIRGAELGARVAIAEGAVVGGTCVNVGCIPSKLLLEAAAQFHAARTSFPSLAGEAQAAWQRAQARKRDVIARLRQEKYLDVLAGYEGVTLLRGEAALLGAGRVRVGEAVVGARRVVLATGAAPALPPVPGLAEAGALTSTSAMELKALPASLIVLGAGAVGLELGQAFARFGVRVSVLEVAPRILPGEDPELSNALADALSAEGLELRPGARVTRVERDAAGYRLEVEQGGAEETLHAEQLLVATGRRPNTAGLGLGGAGVEVDARGFVRVDEFMRTSNPRVFAAGDVTGAPQFVYLAAAAGRVAAQAALADLTGAPAAPLDASTVPRVTFTDPQLAAVGLTEAQARAAGHAVQVATLPAAAIPRAAVTGSDRGLIKLVAEAPGGRLLGAHLLTANAGDVIGEATLAVRFGLTSADLATTLHPYLTWAEGVKLVAQAFTQDVTKLSCCA, translated from the coding sequence TACGACCTGTTGATCATCGGCACGGGCGGGGCGGGCACCGCCGCCGCCATCCGCGGCGCCGAGCTGGGCGCGCGCGTCGCCATCGCCGAGGGCGCGGTGGTGGGCGGCACCTGCGTCAACGTCGGCTGCATCCCCTCCAAGCTCCTGCTCGAGGCGGCCGCTCAGTTCCACGCCGCCCGCACCAGCTTCCCGAGTCTCGCCGGCGAGGCGCAAGCCGCCTGGCAGCGAGCGCAGGCGCGCAAGCGCGATGTGATCGCGCGCCTCCGGCAGGAGAAGTACCTCGACGTGCTCGCCGGCTACGAGGGCGTGACACTCCTGCGCGGGGAGGCCGCGCTCCTGGGGGCGGGCCGCGTGCGCGTGGGCGAGGCGGTGGTGGGCGCGCGCAGGGTGGTGCTCGCCACGGGCGCGGCGCCCGCCCTGCCGCCCGTCCCCGGCCTGGCGGAAGCGGGCGCCCTCACCAGCACCAGCGCCATGGAGCTTAAGGCGCTGCCGGCGTCGCTGATCGTGCTCGGCGCCGGCGCCGTCGGCCTGGAGCTGGGGCAGGCGTTCGCGCGCTTCGGCGTCAGGGTCAGCGTGCTCGAGGTCGCCCCGCGTATCCTGCCCGGCGAGGACCCCGAACTCTCGAACGCACTGGCGGACGCCCTTTCCGCCGAAGGGCTGGAGCTGCGCCCGGGCGCGCGCGTGACGCGCGTGGAGCGCGACGCGGCCGGCTACCGCCTGGAGGTCGAGCAGGGCGGCGCGGAAGAGACGCTGCACGCCGAGCAGCTCCTGGTGGCCACCGGCCGCCGCCCCAACACCGCCGGCCTCGGCCTGGGGGGCGCGGGGGTGGAGGTCGACGCGCGCGGCTTCGTGCGCGTCGACGAGTTCATGCGCACCTCGAACCCGCGCGTGTTCGCCGCCGGCGACGTCACCGGCGCGCCGCAGTTCGTCTACCTCGCCGCCGCGGCGGGCCGGGTGGCGGCGCAGGCCGCCCTCGCCGACCTCACGGGCGCGCCGGCCGCGCCGCTCGACGCGAGCACCGTGCCGCGCGTCACCTTCACCGACCCGCAGCTCGCCGCCGTGGGCTTGACGGAGGCGCAGGCGCGGGCGGCGGGACACGCCGTGCAAGTGGCGACGCTGCCGGCGGCGGCCATCCCGCGCGCGGCCGTCACCGGCTCCGACCGTGGCCTCATCAAGCTGGTGGCGGAGGCGCCCGGCGGCCGCCTGCTCGGCGCGCACCTCCTGACCGCCAACGCCGGCGACGTCATCGGCGAGGCCACGCTGGCAGTGCGCTTCGGCCTCACCAGCGCCGACCTCGCCACCACCCTCCACCCCTACCTGACGTGGGCGGAGGGCGTGAAGCTGGTGGCGCAGGCGTTCACCCAGGACGTGACCAAGCTCTCCTGCTGCGCCTGA